GAGTCGATGGTGGCAGTCGCACCCGGCTTGCCCGCCACGGTGATCTTGGTGTCGCCGGTCTTGTATTCAGTCGGGGTCTCGCCGTTTGCGAGCTGAGCCGACCACTGAGTCGCCGCAGCCGCCGCAACGGACTTGGTCGCGTTGATCCGCGCGTTCTCCTGGATGCTGCCGAAGACCGGGATGGCGATCGCGACGAGGATGCCGAGGATGACCACGACGATGATGAGCTCGATCAGCGAGAAGCCCTTCTCGCCGTTCTCCTCGCGACGCTGCTTTGCGGACT
This genomic interval from Microbacterium sp. 4R-513 contains the following:
- a CDS encoding type II secretion system protein — encoded protein: MRATIHNYLESAKQRREENGEKGFSLIELIIVVVILGILVAIAIPVFGSIQENARINATKSVAAAAATQWSAQLANGETPTEYKTGDTKITVAGKPGATATIDSVCATATNTDLPATAQSYKSGPGCS